In Polynucleobacter ibericus, a genomic segment contains:
- a CDS encoding N-acetylneuraminate synthase family protein: MAEFKIGNRLIGDGHPPVVIVEIGINHEGSLDTAIEMVDAAIDMGAEIIKHQTHIVEDEMSDEAKTVIPGNADVSIYEIMERCALSKEDERSLMNYVHQRGAIFISTPFSRAAVDRLVEFDIPAFKVGSGECNNYPLIKYIAKFRKPVIISTGMNSIESIKPSVEILRNEQIPYALMHCTNVYPTPPELVRLGAVPQLKEAFPDAVIGLSDHTTSNYPCLGSVALGASLLERHFTDRMDRSGPDIICSMDPIALRELIEGSNIIFAARGGEKGPVEAETPTIAFAFASVVAIRDIAPGQKLTEENIWVKRPGGGDFTALDYELLLGMAAATNIRRGFQLKKIDVKSG, from the coding sequence ATGGCTGAATTTAAAATTGGTAACCGTTTGATCGGTGATGGTCATCCGCCCGTTGTTATTGTTGAAATTGGTATTAACCATGAAGGATCACTTGATACTGCAATTGAGATGGTTGATGCTGCCATTGACATGGGTGCAGAAATTATCAAACATCAGACACACATTGTTGAGGACGAGATGTCCGATGAAGCAAAAACAGTGATTCCGGGTAATGCTGATGTTTCAATCTATGAGATCATGGAGCGTTGCGCCTTATCCAAGGAGGATGAGCGATCGCTAATGAATTACGTACATCAACGTGGCGCTATTTTTATTAGCACACCTTTTTCTAGAGCCGCGGTAGATAGATTGGTTGAGTTTGATATTCCAGCATTTAAGGTGGGCTCTGGAGAGTGTAATAATTATCCGCTAATTAAATATATTGCAAAGTTTCGTAAGCCAGTCATCATCAGCACGGGAATGAATTCGATTGAATCAATCAAACCCTCGGTTGAAATATTGCGAAACGAACAGATTCCTTATGCGCTTATGCACTGCACTAATGTTTATCCGACCCCTCCAGAGTTAGTACGCTTGGGTGCTGTGCCTCAACTCAAGGAGGCTTTTCCGGATGCGGTGATTGGTTTGTCAGACCACACTACATCTAACTACCCGTGTTTGGGCTCGGTGGCTTTGGGTGCTTCATTACTGGAGCGCCACTTTACGGATCGAATGGATAGATCCGGTCCAGACATTATCTGCTCAATGGACCCTATCGCACTGAGAGAATTAATCGAAGGCTCAAACATCATCTTTGCTGCACGTGGCGGGGAAAAAGGTCCTGTTGAAGCCGAGACTCCGACAATAGCATTCGCATTTGCCTCGGTCGTGGCAATTCGTGATATTGCGCCCGGACAGAAGCTGACTGAAGAAAATATTTGGGTTAAACGTCCGGGAGGTGGAGACTTCACGGCGTTGGACTACGAGTTACTGCTTGGCATGGCTGCTGCTACAAATATTCGCCGTGGGTTCCAGCTAAAGAAGATAGACGTTAAATCGGGATGA